A genomic stretch from Cyanobacteriota bacterium includes:
- a CDS encoding HAD-IC family P-type ATPase, whose product MTVSLLPDQATAWHTLTASKVLLLLQSDRQLGLSTPEVLNRQRYYGANELEESGGRNAWEILLDQFSNVMLLMLIGVAVISGILDLLALWQGKLSGEVPFKDTIAIALIVLLNGILGYVQESRAEKALAALKKLSSPRVRVVRDGKLLEIAAKELVPGDIVQIEAGIQVPADGRVLEAANLQVREAALTGEAHAVNKQVDVNLAEDTPLGDRVNLLFQGTEVVHGRGTMVVTRIGMQTELGRIATLIQSVEAEPTPLQARMTQLSQVLVTGSLLLVAVVV is encoded by the coding sequence ATGACTGTATCTCTTCTTCCTGATCAGGCAACGGCGTGGCATACTCTGACTGCTAGTAAAGTGCTTTTGCTGTTGCAGAGCGATCGACAGTTAGGTCTGAGCACTCCTGAGGTCTTAAATCGTCAACGTTACTATGGTGCTAATGAGCTGGAGGAATCCGGCGGTCGGAATGCTTGGGAAATTCTGCTCGATCAGTTTAGTAACGTTATGTTGTTGATGCTGATTGGGGTAGCGGTTATTTCCGGCATTTTAGATTTACTAGCTCTGTGGCAAGGCAAGCTCTCAGGTGAAGTCCCCTTTAAGGACACGATCGCTATTGCCCTAATCGTACTTCTCAATGGCATTCTTGGATATGTTCAGGAAAGTCGCGCCGAAAAAGCTCTAGCTGCCCTCAAGAAACTATCCTCCCCTAGGGTTCGAGTTGTTCGAGATGGCAAGCTGCTAGAAATTGCCGCTAAGGAACTAGTGCCTGGAGATATTGTGCAAATAGAAGCGGGGATACAAGTTCCAGCCGATGGTCGAGTGCTAGAAGCGGCAAATCTGCAAGTGCGAGAAGCAGCCCTAACGGGCGAAGCTCATGCGGTGAACAAGCAAGTTGATGTCAACCTGGCTGAAGATACACCCTTGGGCGATCGGGTTAACCTTCTGTTTCAGGGCACTGAAGTTGTACATGGACGGGGAACCATGGTCGTTACCCGCATTGGAATGCAAACAGAGCTAGGACGCATCGCCACCCTAATTCAGTCAGTGGAAGCTGAGCCAACGCCACTGCAAGCACGCATGACTCAGTTAAGTCAAGTGCTGGTCACAGGTTCGTTGCTGCTTGTGGCTGTAGTAGT